The sequence below is a genomic window from Terriglobia bacterium.
TCGTCGAACGCTCGCATCAGGTAGATACGTCCGCGCGGAGAATCCATCTCGCTGCCGAGCACACGGTACGTTGGGCACGAGGAAAGGCAAAGACCGCAATGGATGCAGTCGAGATAGAGCGGAGGTTTTTGCGTTTCTGTCATGATTTCAATACTTCAACATACTGTGAGCGACCCCCTGCCGTGCCTTCGGCACGGCTGGGGGGTCGCTCACACGCCATGTTGAAATCCACTTCCTGGTCAAAGCCGTTCTCCATCCACATGCCTTCCGGGATTCAATCGTCCATCCGGATCGAACGCCGATTTCATCTTCTTCATCAGGTCCGCTTCAGCCCCGGTAATACCGAAGGTCGCTACCCCGCGCCGGACTTCCAGGGGAGCTCTCTCGATCACAACCCGATACTTCTGCCGGATGCGCGGTATCTCATCCCCCGAATCCAGCCGCATCAGAACAATTCCGTTCAAGCCGTGCGCGATCCATCCGGACGGCCGGTACTCCTCTATTATTTCATGCACCTGAGTGGGAAGTCCGACGACGCGAACCACGACCGGCCCGAATCCGTTATAGCGCTGGCGCAGCTGCTCCCAGACCGCAGCCTCATCCGCGCCTTCGTGGGCCGTCCAATCCGCATCCTTCGGCAGATTCTTCAATTGCCATTCGACGGCCTTGGCATGCTCTCCGAAACGGAGCCATATTTCATTGTTCGAGCCAGACCACACACAGGCAACGGGCTGCAGCGGCCCTGTCCTCAAGGAAGCCAGACATGCGGCGGCAGCGCGGGCATCCCCGAATTGCGCGATGGCCGTCGCCGTGCGTTCGAAGTTTGCCCGGAGTTTCAGACTGATTTCGCTAATGACGGCAAGAGTTCCCAGCGAGCCGGTGTACAGCTTGTGGAGGTCGTATCCGGTAACGTTTTTTACAACCCGGCCGCCGGACTTCGAAATTTTCCCGCTGACTTCGACCACCTTCATGCCGATGATCCAATCCCGGATCGTACCCGACGCCCGGAACGGTCCCTGCGCGTTCGTCGCCGCGATCCCGCCAATCGTCGCTGCTGATCCGTTCCACGGATCCAGCGGCAGGAATTGTTTGTTTTCCAGCAGTGTGCGATGCAGCTGACCCAAGGTAACGCCGGCTTCGACATGGATCGTAAGATCCGCGGGAACGTATTCCGTTATCCGCGACAGCTGCGTCAGATCGACGGCAGTGTCCGCACTTCTTAAAGGGTTTCCAAAGGAAAGCTGCGTGCCGGCGCCGAAAGGAACGATCGCGCCTTTTTCGTTCGAGATAAGCTTCGCAAGGTCGTCGACAGTGTCGGGCCGGAGAACCTTCAAGGGCGGCAGACCGTCGATCGTCAACGCTGAACCTTCTCCGGCGATCCCAGCAGGATCGCTTCGACGCGCTTGCCAATCTCGGCCGTGCTTGTGGTCGCGTGCTTGCCGACCTCGGTGCAGGCGCGGCGGCTTGGGAAGATTTTCGCAGGATTCAGCAGACCGTCGGGATTGAAAACCCGCTTCACGCGCATCATCGTTTCGAGGTCGCCCTCGCTGAAGACAAGATCCATGAAATCCTTTTTCTCGTACCCGATGCCGTGCTCGCCGCTGAGAGATCCGCCGACATCGACGCAAAGCTTCATGATCTCTTCGCTCATCGCAAAGATTTTGTCGACCTGGTCCGGATGCCGGCTGTCGAACAGGATCAGCGGATGCAGGTTGCCGTCGCCCGCATGGAAAACATTGGCAACGCCGAGACCATATTTCTCCGACATCCGGTCGATCGCGACGAGAACTTCAGGAAGACGCGTCCTGGGAATCACGGCATCCATCGTGATCATGTCCGGAGCCAGACGGCCCATCGCGCCGAAGGCGCCTTTGCGTCCGAGCCAGAGCTTCGCCCGCTCTTCATCGTCTTTGGCCACACGGATGTCGTACGAACGATTCTTCCGGCAGATCTCCACGATCGCACTGGCAGTTTCTTCCAGTCCGTCGCGGAACCCATCGACTTCGATCAGAAGCGCGGCAACCGCATCGAGCGGGTAGCCCGCTTTGTAGACCGATGCTTCAACCGCTTCGATGGTCCTGGCATCGACGAATTCCAGCGCAGATGGAACAATGCCGGCAGCGATCACATCCGACACCGTCTGGCTGCACTCTTCAACAGAGTGGAATGCGGCGAGCAGCGTTTTTACAGCCTGCGGCTTTGGAAGCAGCCGCACGGTGATCTCGGTCACGATCGCGAAGGTTCCCTCGGACCCGACGATCGAGCCGAGGAGATCCATGCCGATGGGCTCTCCTGCAGGATTGCCCAGCCGGATAATCTCTCCGCCTGAGGTGACGGCCTCGACCGCGAGAATGTGATTCGTCGTCATGCCATATTTCAGGCAATGCGGACCGCCGGAATTTTCCGCCACGTTACCGCCGATACTGCACGACATCTGACTCGAGGGATCGGGCGCGTAATAAAGTCCGTGCGGCGCAGCCGCCTGCGAGATATGAAGGTTGACGACGCCGGGTTGAACGACGGCGATGCGGTTCTCCGTGTCGATCGACAGAATCCGATTCATCCGCTGCATCTCGATGACGATGCCGCCTTCGACCGCCAGCGCTCCGCCGCTCAATCCCGTTCCGGCGCCGCGCGGCAGAAACGGAATGCGATACTCGTTCGCCACCCGGACGATCTGCGCAACGTCTCCGGTTGTCTTTGGGAAAACGACGACGTCCGGACGGTTTTTGAACAGCGGCAACCCGTCGCACTCGTAAACCAACAGCTCGGTTTCGTCCTCGACCACGCAAGTTGAATCCAGAAAGCCCCGGAGTCTGGCGACAATGTCCCGGTTCACTGCTTGTTCTGCTGCTCCTTCAGCTTCTTGATCTGCTCTCTGACGAAGGGAGCCTGCGGATGATCGGGATTGGTTTCGACCAGCTTTTCCCAGTATTCCAGCGCGCGCTTGGGATCGTTTTTTCCGTGCAGCATGGCAACGCCGAGATTGAACAACGCCTGGGCGTTCTTCGGATCGGTCTTCAGGACGTTCTGAAAGACCGCGATCGCGTCGTCGTACCGGCTGAGATAGAACATCGCGGTCCCCATGTCGGTCTGGACATTGAGGGCATCGGGGCGAATCTCCAACGCCTTCTTGTACAGGCTGATCGCATCGTCATATTGCTTCTGATCGAAATTAATATTGCCGAGTTCGACGATCGAATCGAAGTCTTTGGGGTTCTGCTTGACCTTGTCCGTGAGTTCCTTGACCCGAGCCATATCTACAGGCGGGGGTGGAGGCTCGTTCGACGATGCCGCGTTGGCCGCGGAGACGTCGGTGGGCACATTCGGATCGACTTCAAGCGGCAGCGCCTTGACAACATCCGGCGCCCGCTGTTTGGTCCAGGTGTAGAGCACACCAAAACCGATAGCGAACCCGATCAATAGAAACAGCCACCGCTGCACACGCATCCCCTGCATGATACCGGAAATTCAACAAGGTGTGTGAGTGACCCCCTGCCCGGCGCTTCGCGCCCGGCAGGGGGGCGCTCACACACCTTGTAAATCTACTGGCCTGCCCCACACACCACGCGGCGGCATCCGCCATGCAGCGTACAGGGCGCGAGTACCATTCCTCTGCCCTCTGTATCCGAATTCAGCTCTGTACGGAGGACTCATGATTAAACAGCTTTCCGCACTGGCGCTTGGCCTTGCATTCATAGCTTTGCCGCTGAGAGCCCAGACGGCAAATACCGTGTCCGTCGGTTTCGCGGTTGTTACTCCGGCTGCCGCCGCTGCAACCGGACTCACCGCAGTGGAAACAATTGGAAACCTCCAGGGTTCCACTATTGAAACAGCCAGTCTTCCCGCGGCCTCCCTGACGACCAACGCATCAGTCATTGTCGACCTCGATATTGCTCCTGGTACGTTGACTTCCAATACCGACGTCACGGGGTCTCTGGGAACCGGTTCGGGGATAAGGAATCTGGGCCCGCGGCAGAGTCTTCCGAGCGGCAGCAGCCAAGTCAATGGCCAGCTCCCGGCGCCGGCCACCGCGAGGCTCACGAGCACCGGCGCAACGCCGGTGGCGCTGTTCAGCAACACGGCCATTTCAATCGTGAATCCACACTCCACGACGGCAACCATCACCGCAACTTTGACCGACAGCCAGGGAATGTCGATCAGCCTGCCGGCTCTTCAAGTCCCGGCCATGCAGCAGACATCCCGGTTTGTGAATCAGTTCCTGGACACTTCGATTTCCCTTAAATTGCCGTTCAACGGCGTCATCACCTTTAATGCAGATATGCCGGTCGGAATCGCGGCATTTCAGTTCAGCGGCAGTTCCTTCTCGACTGTGCCCGTCCTGACCAGCCCAGGTACGGCCTTGATTCCGCAGTTCATCACAAACGCCGGCGGGCCGGGCGCTCTCCTGCTCCAGCAGTTCGTATCGGGCGGCGGCTGGACAACTCAGATCGCCATCGCAAATCTTTCCAATACGCCGCAAACGGTGACAGTGGATGTGTTCGGCAGCGACGGCACACTGGTTTCGACACTGGCGAACCAGCAAATTGCCGCGAACGGGGTC
It includes:
- a CDS encoding FAD-binding oxidoreductase, with product MTIDGLPPLKVLRPDTVDDLAKLISNEKGAIVPFGAGTQLSFGNPLRSADTAVDLTQLSRITEYVPADLTIHVEAGVTLGQLHRTLLENKQFLPLDPWNGSAATIGGIAATNAQGPFRASGTIRDWIIGMKVVEVSGKISKSGGRVVKNVTGYDLHKLYTGSLGTLAVISEISLKLRANFERTATAIAQFGDARAAAACLASLRTGPLQPVACVWSGSNNEIWLRFGEHAKAVEWQLKNLPKDADWTAHEGADEAAVWEQLRQRYNGFGPVVVRVVGLPTQVHEIIEEYRPSGWIAHGLNGIVLMRLDSGDEIPRIRQKYRVVIERAPLEVRRGVATFGITGAEADLMKKMKSAFDPDGRLNPGRHVDGERL
- a CDS encoding FAD-linked oxidase C-terminal domain-containing protein; the encoded protein is MNRDIVARLRGFLDSTCVVEDETELLVYECDGLPLFKNRPDVVVFPKTTGDVAQIVRVANEYRIPFLPRGAGTGLSGGALAVEGGIVIEMQRMNRILSIDTENRIAVVQPGVVNLHISQAAAPHGLYYAPDPSSQMSCSIGGNVAENSGGPHCLKYGMTTNHILAVEAVTSGGEIIRLGNPAGEPIGMDLLGSIVGSEGTFAIVTEITVRLLPKPQAVKTLLAAFHSVEECSQTVSDVIAAGIVPSALEFVDARTIEAVEASVYKAGYPLDAVAALLIEVDGFRDGLEETASAIVEICRKNRSYDIRVAKDDEERAKLWLGRKGAFGAMGRLAPDMITMDAVIPRTRLPEVLVAIDRMSEKYGLGVANVFHAGDGNLHPLILFDSRHPDQVDKIFAMSEEIMKLCVDVGGSLSGEHGIGYEKKDFMDLVFSEGDLETMMRVKRVFNPDGLLNPAKIFPSRRACTEVGKHATTSTAEIGKRVEAILLGSPEKVQR
- a CDS encoding tetratricopeptide repeat protein, with product MQRWLFLLIGFAIGFGVLYTWTKQRAPDVVKALPLEVDPNVPTDVSAANAASSNEPPPPPVDMARVKELTDKVKQNPKDFDSIVELGNINFDQKQYDDAISLYKKALEIRPDALNVQTDMGTAMFYLSRYDDAIAVFQNVLKTDPKNAQALFNLGVAMLHGKNDPKRALEYWEKLVETNPDHPQAPFVREQIKKLKEQQNKQ